A genomic region of Brevibacillus sp. JNUCC-41 contains the following coding sequences:
- a CDS encoding class I SAM-dependent methyltransferase: protein MNHSYQDALAIIGIEGAHPGGFELTKQLLKNEELDHTSIILDAGCGTGQTSSYLAQTFLCQVSALDHHPEMVKHAKKRFQQANLSIDLYKSSIEELPFDDNSFDFIIAESTIAFTDISKSLGEFFRVLKLEGTLLSIDMTAETSLDSASKKEIMDFYKLRELLAQSEWLKAFQQNGFKDSKILRSSTVLEELMNSSASNSLVQPMNESLERVMDEHYRLILSYGHSLGYRVYRASKK, encoded by the coding sequence ATGAACCACTCATACCAAGACGCACTAGCCATAATTGGAATTGAAGGGGCACACCCTGGTGGATTTGAACTGACTAAGCAGCTCTTGAAAAATGAAGAACTCGATCATACGTCAATAATCCTTGATGCCGGATGCGGGACTGGGCAAACCTCATCTTACTTGGCACAAACGTTTCTTTGCCAAGTATCCGCGCTTGATCATCACCCAGAGATGGTGAAACATGCAAAAAAAAGATTCCAACAAGCTAATTTAAGCATTGACCTATATAAGTCTTCAATTGAAGAACTGCCTTTTGACGATAATTCTTTTGATTTTATCATAGCTGAATCAACGATTGCATTCACGGATATATCAAAATCGCTCGGTGAATTTTTCAGGGTCCTTAAATTAGAAGGAACTTTGTTATCCATTGATATGACAGCAGAAACCAGCCTTGATTCTGCCTCAAAAAAAGAAATCATGGACTTCTATAAATTAAGAGAATTATTGGCGCAATCCGAATGGTTAAAGGCATTTCAACAAAACGGATTTAAAGATTCAAAAATCTTGAGATCGAGTACCGTCTTAGAGGAATTAATGAATTCTTCAGCATCAAATAGCCTCGTTCAGCCAATGAATGAATCCTTGGAACGAGTCATGGACGAACATTACCGCCTCATTCTATCTTATGGACACAGCCTTGGGTATAGAGTATACAGAGCAAGTAAAAAGTAG
- a CDS encoding formylglycine-generating enzyme family protein has translation MVKIPGGEIELRDDRIKSKWKAEIRPFLLARYPVTTDFYYVITNKPPNSFYRNLKPVVNISWNDAISFCNLLSQKAGLAECYSKNGENIVCNWESSGFRLPSEAEWQYACKAGTAGYRYGELNKIAWYNENSGGIIHDVGTKESNPWGLHDMLGNVWEWCWDLYDEQVYGTYRIFRGGSWAEDARGCGASCRRRSHPTFRIDDLGFRLARSF, from the coding sequence ATGGTGAAAATTCCAGGGGGAGAAATAGAATTAAGGGACGATAGAATTAAAAGCAAATGGAAAGCTGAAATAAGACCATTCCTTCTTGCCCGTTATCCTGTTACTACAGATTTCTACTATGTTATTACAAATAAACCGCCTAATTCTTTTTATCGAAATCTAAAACCTGTTGTGAATATTTCTTGGAATGATGCAATTTCTTTTTGTAATCTGCTTTCACAGAAAGCCGGACTGGCAGAGTGTTATTCTAAAAATGGTGAAAACATAGTTTGTAATTGGGAATCAAGCGGTTTTCGACTTCCATCTGAAGCAGAGTGGCAATACGCATGTAAAGCTGGGACTGCTGGTTACAGATATGGTGAGCTGAATAAGATTGCCTGGTATAACGAAAATTCAGGGGGCATAATCCATGACGTAGGAACAAAGGAATCGAATCCATGGGGGCTGCATGACATGTTAGGGAATGTTTGGGAATGGTGCTGGGATTTATATGATGAACAAGTGTACGGCACCTACCGTATTTTTCGGGGTGGTAGCTGGGCTGAGGATGCCAGGGGTTGTGGAGCTTCATGTCGTCGGCGCAGCCATCCTACATTCCGCATAGACGACCTAGGATTCCGTCTTGCCAGGTCTTTTTAA
- a CDS encoding DUF2935 domain-containing protein: MNEFLEKTARFEHRFWLQILGDHSRFIHESLAPVEVENIEIASEFIRIFDNLLGKSNSEEISQLTAMAEKEALRFREFKLYLLKEHLVGKIKIHLSPSFINHMVNELEEYLRLLKYFNSNQMPPVFHELHHHLLWLLDAAGHASAISSNMDDVEKRLKEKSDQYKKHFNDFYLKAVEMAGYLRTNLSTFPALEKMNQDVKLEIKLFQHFLLEVEELDLSTQALGTFSPLMADHMWREECYYLTKLAESTDTEKPNCDPAKPRLVE, encoded by the coding sequence ATGAACGAGTTTTTGGAAAAAACCGCGAGATTCGAGCACCGGTTTTGGCTGCAAATCTTAGGAGACCATAGCAGGTTCATCCATGAGTCTTTAGCTCCGGTTGAAGTGGAAAACATAGAAATTGCCTCAGAATTCATTCGAATTTTTGATAATCTCCTTGGTAAATCCAATTCAGAAGAGATTTCGCAACTAACGGCCATGGCTGAAAAAGAGGCATTAAGGTTTCGGGAGTTTAAGCTATACCTACTTAAAGAACATCTGGTTGGTAAAATAAAAATACATCTTTCACCTTCATTCATTAATCATATGGTGAACGAATTAGAAGAATATTTAAGATTATTGAAATACTTCAATTCAAATCAAATGCCGCCTGTTTTCCATGAACTTCATCATCATTTGCTTTGGCTTTTAGATGCAGCGGGGCATGCAAGTGCAATTTCATCTAATATGGATGATGTTGAAAAAAGATTAAAGGAGAAAAGTGACCAATATAAAAAACATTTTAATGATTTTTATTTAAAAGCGGTTGAAATGGCTGGATATTTACGAACCAATCTGTCAACATTCCCAGCATTGGAAAAAATGAATCAGGACGTTAAATTGGAAATTAAATTATTTCAGCACTTTCTGCTTGAAGTGGAGGAGCTTGATCTCAGTACGCAGGCTCTCGGAACGTTTTCGCCATTAATGGCAGATCATATGTGGCGAGAAGAATGTTATTATTTAACGAAACTCGCTGAATCGACAGACACAGAAAAGCCAAACTGCGATCCAGCGAAACCTAGGCTAGTGGAATAA
- a CDS encoding GntR family transcriptional regulator, whose protein sequence is MFGNTSNFTDGIYFGESLPHQIAKHILKKIIEGEIEAGEKIVEEDISKELNTSRAPVREALYLLQVDGIVERIPRRGTIVKPFSQKEIIEYNDVTIGLIQMGIEFSRGRWHEENKQSLRKHLEGATDECEKSNVIEYQKKAEQIFRYIFTIANNKALSRFFEEASHILMVFAQSQWNTETMESFHFRLKMSIEGILEDDFVKAKNEIHEALNRGVM, encoded by the coding sequence ATGTTTGGAAATACTTCCAATTTTACAGATGGCATTTATTTTGGGGAATCGTTACCACACCAAATCGCCAAACACATTTTAAAAAAAATCATTGAAGGGGAAATAGAAGCTGGAGAGAAAATCGTCGAAGAAGACATTTCCAAAGAATTGAATACGAGCCGTGCACCAGTACGCGAAGCGCTTTATTTATTGCAGGTTGACGGAATTGTTGAGAGGATACCGAGGCGGGGAACGATCGTCAAGCCATTCTCACAAAAGGAAATCATTGAATATAATGATGTTACGATCGGGCTGATCCAGATGGGCATTGAATTTTCCCGAGGAAGGTGGCACGAAGAAAATAAGCAATCATTACGAAAGCATTTGGAAGGTGCAACGGATGAGTGTGAGAAAAGTAATGTAATCGAGTATCAAAAAAAAGCTGAACAGATATTTCGATATATTTTTACAATCGCTAATAACAAAGCATTATCAAGATTTTTTGAGGAAGCCAGTCATATCCTCATGGTTTTTGCCCAAAGTCAATGGAATACAGAAACGATGGAAAGTTTCCATTTCAGATTAAAAATGTCTATTGAGGGCATTCTCGAAGACGATTTCGTTAAGGCAAAAAATGAAATTCATGAAGCTCTGAATCGTGGAGTGATGTAG
- a CDS encoding SDR family NAD(P)-dependent oxidoreductase — translation MQAFDFTEKVAIVTGGGGGIGRAASITLSENGAKVVVVDLSEEAGILTVNEIKEKGGEAKFIKADVTNEADIKNYVQKTIDSYGKIDIFLNNAGWEGKIMPLVDYPTEVFDQLMSINVRGVFLGLKHVLPYMIEQKSGAVVNTASGAGLLATPNMVAYGASKHAVLGMTKTAGVEVAPHGVRVNAVCPGVVNTAMMRSIESGFGQGDSAAAEAARKQLEATTPDGRYAEPQEIANLMMYLVSDLSSHITGQELVIDGGAILI, via the coding sequence ATGCAAGCATTTGATTTTACAGAAAAAGTAGCAATTGTTACCGGCGGCGGCGGGGGGATCGGCCGGGCGGCTTCTATTACACTTTCAGAAAATGGTGCCAAAGTGGTTGTTGTTGACCTTTCTGAAGAGGCTGGCATATTAACGGTAAATGAAATCAAAGAAAAAGGCGGCGAAGCGAAGTTCATTAAAGCCGATGTTACAAATGAAGCCGATATAAAAAATTATGTTCAAAAAACGATAGATTCTTATGGGAAAATCGATATTTTCCTGAATAATGCTGGGTGGGAAGGCAAAATCATGCCTCTTGTCGATTATCCTACTGAAGTTTTCGATCAATTAATGTCAATAAATGTACGCGGCGTTTTCTTGGGTTTGAAACATGTATTGCCCTATATGATTGAACAAAAAAGCGGGGCGGTCGTAAATACAGCATCTGGAGCTGGTTTACTCGCAACGCCAAACATGGTGGCATATGGTGCAAGTAAACATGCGGTTCTTGGAATGACGAAAACTGCTGGTGTCGAAGTTGCTCCCCATGGTGTACGGGTGAATGCTGTCTGCCCAGGCGTCGTCAACACGGCTATGATGCGGTCGATTGAAAGCGGGTTTGGTCAAGGTGATTCCGCGGCAGCTGAAGCGGCTAGAAAACAATTGGAAGCAACGACTCCGGATGGCCGGTATGCTGAGCCTCAGGAAATTGCAAATCTAATGATGTACTTAGTATCAGATCTTTCCAGCCACATTACGGGTCAAGAACTTGTAATCGACGGCGGGGCCATTTTAATCTGA
- a CDS encoding SDR family NAD(P)-dependent oxidoreductase: protein MSLKGKVIVITGAASGIGKETAFKLAEQGAIVVAADYNDVAAKETAEAIQQKGGTASFVKVDVAKAEEVEAMVEAAVANHGTIDGIFNNAGIGLVKPFLEMDPESYHRVVDVDQHGVYYGMYYAARKMVELGVTGATIVNTASIYGTMVSIGSFNYHAAKAAVIAMTKSGAIELAQFGIRVVGVAPGFIETPIIGDDQEFLDSLAQLHMRKKLIQPEKVAEVVTFLFSEKADAINGQVIPVDDGFLSFKG, encoded by the coding sequence ATGAGTTTAAAGGGAAAAGTCATAGTAATTACAGGAGCAGCCAGCGGAATTGGAAAGGAAACGGCATTTAAATTAGCTGAACAGGGAGCTATTGTCGTAGCAGCTGATTACAATGATGTTGCTGCTAAAGAAACGGCTGAAGCCATTCAACAAAAGGGAGGCACAGCTTCTTTTGTGAAAGTGGATGTAGCTAAAGCGGAAGAAGTGGAAGCGATGGTAGAAGCTGCTGTTGCCAATCATGGCACCATCGACGGCATTTTCAACAACGCTGGAATTGGACTAGTAAAACCATTTTTAGAGATGGATCCAGAGTCTTACCACAGAGTCGTTGATGTTGACCAACACGGCGTTTATTATGGCATGTATTATGCAGCAAGGAAGATGGTGGAGCTTGGGGTAACAGGCGCAACGATCGTCAATACAGCCTCAATATATGGGACGATGGTTTCTATCGGCAGCTTTAATTACCATGCTGCAAAAGCTGCAGTCATCGCCATGACTAAATCTGGAGCAATTGAACTTGCGCAATTTGGGATTCGTGTTGTCGGTGTTGCACCAGGTTTTATCGAAACGCCGATCATTGGTGATGATCAAGAGTTCCTGGACAGTTTGGCACAACTTCATATGAGGAAAAAATTGATTCAGCCAGAAAAGGTTGCTGAAGTTGTAACGTTCTTGTTCTCCGAAAAAGCGGATGCCATTAATGGACAAGTCATTCCTGTCGATGATGGATTCTTAAGCTTTAAGGGGTAA
- a CDS encoding glucose 1-dehydrogenase, with product MNKRFDGKVVIITGAGSGLGQAAALEMAKEGAKLSLVDLNDASLEATKKLIFEIAPNSDVLLITADVSDEEAVKNYVDQTVSKYGRVDGFYNNAGIEGKQAPTAEYDSNVFNKVTDININGVFYGMKYILPIMKEQGSGAVVNVASVGGIRAVLNQAAYVASKHAVAGLTKTAAIEYGQYGISINAIAPGVILTAMVEGSFRQIGGENWEEAMADFISVNPKKRFGKPEEVGRLVAFLLSGESEFINGAVIPIDGGQSSQY from the coding sequence ATGAACAAACGATTCGATGGCAAAGTAGTAATCATTACAGGTGCAGGATCAGGTTTAGGACAAGCAGCCGCATTGGAAATGGCTAAAGAAGGAGCTAAACTTTCATTAGTTGATTTAAACGATGCATCTTTGGAAGCAACAAAAAAATTAATCTTTGAAATTGCACCAAATTCAGACGTGCTTCTGATCACTGCAGATGTATCGGATGAAGAAGCAGTAAAGAACTATGTAGACCAAACAGTCAGCAAATATGGAAGAGTCGATGGTTTTTATAATAATGCGGGTATCGAAGGTAAACAGGCACCTACAGCTGAATACGATAGCAACGTTTTCAACAAAGTGACGGACATCAATATTAATGGTGTATTTTATGGCATGAAATACATCCTGCCAATCATGAAAGAACAAGGATCAGGGGCAGTGGTGAACGTTGCTTCTGTAGGCGGAATTCGTGCGGTACTTAACCAAGCTGCCTACGTTGCAAGTAAGCATGCTGTAGCAGGATTAACAAAAACAGCTGCCATAGAATATGGTCAATACGGAATCAGCATAAATGCCATTGCACCAGGAGTAATCTTAACAGCGATGGTGGAAGGTTCATTCAGGCAAATAGGCGGGGAGAATTGGGAAGAAGCAATGGCGGATTTCATCAGTGTGAATCCTAAAAAACGCTTTGGTAAACCTGAAGAAGTCGGCCGTTTAGTCGCTTTCTTATTATCAGGGGAATCAGAGTTCATCAACGGGGCAGTCATTCCGATTGATGGCGGACAATCTTCACAATACTAA
- a CDS encoding DUF4021 domain-containing protein, producing MDRKNDKDEILDDKKNKNRNEFGADPDEQEMNGLYGMLETEYEDKLHDKEK from the coding sequence ATGGATAGGAAGAATGATAAAGATGAAATCCTTGATGATAAAAAGAATAAAAATAGAAATGAGTTTGGGGCAGATCCTGATGAACAAGAAATGAATGGTCTGTATGGTATGTTGGAAACTGAATATGAAGATAAGCTACATGATAAAGAAAAATGA
- a CDS encoding lysozyme family protein yields the protein MKKKRKKSKNVFVIFILIFAFLLLKEIMRTPNYENVSTSVNTLDSFANVKKYSSLLRDELAKYGLEEHTSTLIALMQQESRGRGGDPMQASESAGLDPNTITDPTESIKYGVKHFKRINEYGNEKDVDFATIIQAYNMGIGYIDFVAEKGGKHTEALAKKFSMLQVEKNPTLYDCGGDKENFRYPYCYGDYSYSAKVSKNIEELDDSISAQADGE from the coding sequence GTGAAGAAGAAACGTAAGAAATCAAAGAATGTTTTTGTCATTTTTATCCTCATCTTTGCATTTTTGCTACTAAAGGAGATCATGCGAACCCCCAATTACGAAAATGTTTCCACATCAGTAAATACGCTTGATTCTTTTGCGAACGTGAAAAAGTATAGTTCACTTCTCAGGGACGAGCTGGCTAAATACGGGCTTGAGGAGCATACTTCGACATTGATTGCTTTGATGCAGCAGGAAAGCCGGGGACGGGGCGGTGACCCAATGCAGGCATCTGAGTCAGCGGGTCTTGATCCAAATACGATCACAGATCCAACGGAAAGCATTAAGTATGGAGTGAAACATTTTAAGAGAATCAATGAATATGGCAATGAAAAGGACGTGGATTTTGCCACGATCATCCAAGCATATAACATGGGAATTGGTTATATTGATTTCGTTGCGGAAAAAGGGGGCAAGCATACTGAGGCGCTTGCGAAGAAGTTTTCCATGCTTCAGGTCGAAAAAAACCCTACCCTTTATGATTGCGGCGGAGACAAAGAGAATTTTCGATACCCATATTGCTACGGTGATTACTCATACAGTGCAAAAGTATCTAAGAACATTGAGGAGCTTGACGACAGTATATCGGCTCAAGCTGATGGTGAGTGA
- a CDS encoding DUF402 domain-containing protein: MDNIFTPALQRGDEIIERKIRYDSVVVEYNCLLLKAQKQHVVLFHEIMDTFTMKAGHIKLTIPIGSYTIAHYWKDRPYNLYIWRDNEGHYLGSYFNIVRNTYMEDKLVSFEDLIIDILVLPDGEHFILDEEELPLPLEQYESGSVKLALNSLLDSIDILLSQTISESEKLYKHNDLLPWLNNK; this comes from the coding sequence ATGGACAATATATTTACACCAGCACTACAGCGTGGCGATGAAATAATAGAAAGAAAAATCCGCTATGACTCAGTAGTTGTGGAATATAACTGTTTGCTGTTAAAAGCACAAAAGCAACATGTCGTGCTTTTTCATGAAATCATGGATACGTTCACGATGAAAGCGGGTCATATAAAACTAACCATTCCTATAGGCAGTTATACGATTGCTCATTATTGGAAAGACCGTCCTTATAATTTATACATCTGGAGAGATAACGAAGGGCATTATTTAGGATCCTATTTTAATATTGTAAGGAATACATATATGGAGGATAAGTTGGTTTCCTTTGAGGATTTGATCATTGATATCTTGGTGCTTCCGGATGGGGAACATTTTATTTTAGACGAGGAAGAGTTACCTTTGCCATTAGAGCAATATGAGAGTGGCTCTGTTAAACTAGCCCTAAACTCTTTACTTGATTCCATTGATATTCTTCTTTCACAAACCATTTCAGAATCCGAGAAACTCTATAAACATAATGACCTCCTTCCATGGTTGAACAACAAATGA
- a CDS encoding VOC family protein, which produces MKNKIQKITTNLWFDTQAEEAAKFYTSIFGNSKIGRITRYGNEGNQIHGKQEGSVMTVEFELEGQAFVALNGGPQFKFTEAISFIIHCEDQEDVDYYWGKLSEGGDEKAQVCGWLKDRFGVSWQIVPEELTEMVNDPNPEKSERLMKALLQMKKIDIKTLKQAFMG; this is translated from the coding sequence ATGAAAAATAAAATTCAAAAAATCACAACTAACTTGTGGTTTGATACTCAAGCTGAAGAGGCGGCAAAGTTCTACACTTCCATCTTCGGAAATTCTAAGATTGGAAGAATCACTCGCTATGGAAATGAAGGAAATCAAATCCACGGGAAGCAAGAGGGATCAGTGATGACCGTGGAATTTGAATTGGAAGGACAAGCATTCGTAGCATTGAATGGCGGTCCTCAATTCAAATTCACAGAGGCAATATCATTTATCATCCATTGCGAGGATCAAGAAGATGTGGATTATTATTGGGGAAAACTTTCCGAAGGCGGAGACGAAAAAGCCCAAGTGTGCGGTTGGCTGAAAGATCGATTTGGTGTTTCATGGCAAATTGTCCCTGAGGAACTAACCGAAATGGTAAACGACCCGAATCCTGAAAAATCGGAAAGACTAATGAAAGCGCTTCTCCAAATGAAGAAAATTGACATTAAAACGTTAAAGCAGGCGTTTATGGGATAG
- a CDS encoding VOC family protein translates to MSVDAYLNFNGNCREAVKFYAEVFGTEQPNIMTFGETPPNPEFPLPEEAKNLVMHTRLNITGSNVMFSDTFPGMPFVEGNNISLAYVGNDLEEIKSIFNKLSVGGTVGLELQETFWSKIYGQLTDKFGINWQFNFES, encoded by the coding sequence ATGTCAGTTGATGCATATCTTAATTTTAATGGGAATTGCCGAGAAGCAGTAAAGTTTTACGCAGAGGTTTTTGGAACGGAGCAACCAAATATCATGACCTTTGGTGAAACACCTCCTAATCCGGAATTTCCCCTTCCAGAAGAAGCGAAAAATTTAGTCATGCATACAAGGCTGAATATTACTGGAAGCAATGTCATGTTTTCCGATACTTTTCCTGGTATGCCCTTTGTTGAAGGTAACAATATCAGCCTGGCATATGTCGGTAATGATTTGGAAGAAATTAAATCGATCTTTAACAAACTAAGTGTAGGAGGAACGGTTGGTCTGGAGCTCCAAGAAACATTCTGGAGTAAAATTTACGGTCAGTTAACCGATAAATTCGGAATCAATTGGCAATTTAACTTCGAGAGCTAA
- a CDS encoding DinB family protein, with amino-acid sequence MVVLSKEGLLNILEGNRRLTMRVVEAFPEEELFHYTPAGKLRPFAEMVKEIMNIETGYMRGIALSVWEYPDSFAGISTKEELVSACEAVRADTRKLWEEVTEETLAVVEKDPFFGPSQSHFDRLQYALENEIHHRGQGYIYLRTLGIEPPEFFVR; translated from the coding sequence ATGGTGGTTCTATCGAAAGAGGGTTTGCTAAATATATTAGAAGGCAACAGGAGATTAACGATGCGGGTGGTTGAAGCCTTTCCTGAAGAGGAATTATTTCACTATACCCCGGCTGGGAAGCTTCGCCCTTTCGCAGAGATGGTTAAAGAAATCATGAACATTGAGACTGGATATATGCGTGGAATTGCACTTAGTGTTTGGGAGTATCCAGATTCGTTTGCTGGGATTTCCACCAAAGAGGAACTAGTTTCAGCATGCGAAGCGGTAAGGGCTGATACTAGGAAACTGTGGGAGGAAGTGACTGAGGAAACGCTTGCAGTCGTGGAAAAGGATCCCTTTTTTGGTCCCTCACAAAGCCACTTTGATAGACTTCAATATGCTTTGGAAAATGAAATCCATCATAGGGGACAAGGGTATATCTATCTTAGAACGCTCGGAATTGAACCACCGGAATTTTTCGTCAGGTAA
- a CDS encoding VOC family protein → MINKVGQIMLYVNNQDESLKFWTEKFGFSVISEEDNGQGLRWIEIAPTKEAQTSIILHNKEFIAKMQPELNLNTPSLMFYSDNLDELYKDFSEKNIKVGELVNMPSGRVFNFADNEDNYFAVMEKK, encoded by the coding sequence ATGATTAATAAAGTCGGTCAAATCATGTTATATGTAAATAACCAAGACGAGTCATTGAAATTTTGGACGGAAAAATTCGGTTTTAGTGTAATTTCTGAAGAAGATAACGGCCAAGGGCTAAGATGGATTGAAATAGCCCCAACAAAGGAAGCGCAAACGAGTATCATCCTGCATAATAAGGAATTCATCGCTAAAATGCAGCCGGAATTAAATCTTAATACACCTTCGTTAATGTTTTACTCGGATAATCTTGATGAATTATATAAAGACTTTTCTGAGAAGAATATCAAAGTCGGGGAACTTGTGAATATGCCATCTGGAAGAGTCTTCAATTTTGCTGATAACGAAGATAATTACTTTGCAGTCATGGAAAAGAAGTAA
- a CDS encoding 2Fe-2S iron-sulfur cluster-binding protein yields the protein MPCVTVFDQGTFEVENGKKLVLALEDNGINILHRCGGKAKCTTCRVEILAGDFLEVTHKEKKIFEEKGMEDHLRLSCQIYVNGDITVRPIKTVENSGLLSGPRPAD from the coding sequence ATGCCTTGCGTAACAGTATTTGACCAAGGAACGTTTGAAGTTGAAAATGGAAAAAAGCTAGTATTAGCATTGGAAGATAACGGTATTAATATTCTCCACCGCTGCGGCGGGAAGGCTAAATGTACAACTTGCAGAGTGGAAATTTTGGCAGGTGATTTTTTGGAGGTCACACATAAAGAAAAAAAGATCTTTGAAGAAAAAGGAATGGAAGATCATTTGCGTTTATCTTGTCAAATTTATGTGAATGGGGACATAACCGTTCGGCCGATCAAGACGGTTGAGAACTCTGGACTTCTTTCTGGGCCAAGGCCTGCAGACTAA
- the cdaS gene encoding sporulation-specific diadenylate cyclase CdaS: MPVTNGNCDFSPMKQMLKEDIRQVISSLQDNLEAMGDENYCLLGNFEKIKEKFIYIDMKAATFYLNCYLSPFTDKYPELSTCVQNLSNLRHGGLIVIQRGDPIDSLIQPGISIGAELTHSLLESIFFPGNPLHDGAVLVNQNQIVSAANVLPLSDRSTGGKKLGTRHRSALGLSERSDALVLVVSEETGRVSFAFNGNLYPINAHGPI, translated from the coding sequence ATGCCTGTGACTAATGGCAATTGTGATTTTTCACCAATGAAACAAATGTTAAAAGAGGATATTCGTCAAGTAATATCGTCATTACAGGATAACTTAGAAGCAATGGGTGATGAAAATTATTGTCTTCTTGGAAACTTCGAGAAAATAAAGGAAAAATTTATATACATCGATATGAAAGCAGCAACCTTTTATTTGAACTGTTATTTGTCACCGTTTACGGACAAATATCCTGAGTTATCAACTTGCGTACAAAATTTGTCTAATTTGAGACATGGCGGCTTGATTGTGATTCAACGTGGAGACCCTATTGATTCATTGATTCAACCCGGTATTTCAATAGGAGCGGAGTTAACCCATTCTTTATTGGAATCAATTTTTTTCCCTGGAAATCCACTACATGATGGCGCCGTATTGGTTAATCAAAATCAAATTGTTTCCGCAGCAAATGTCCTTCCGCTTTCAGACAGATCAACAGGGGGAAAAAAACTTGGAACACGCCATCGTTCTGCTTTAGGTTTATCTGAACGGAGTGATGCCCTTGTATTGGTGGTATCAGAGGAAACAGGAAGAGTTTCATTTGCATTTAATGGGAATCTGTACCCAATTAATGCCCATGGGCCTATATAG
- the map gene encoding type I methionyl aminopeptidase encodes MITIKSEREINLMHEAGKLLAATHREIAKMIKPGITTWEIEEFVDKYLAEHGATPEQKGYNGYKYATCASVNDVICHGFPQKKALKEGDIVTIDMVVNLNGGLADSAWTYAVGEVSDEAQRLMDVTKNALYRGIEVARAGNRLGDIGHAIQSYAEGEKFSVVRDFTGHGIGKTMHEDPTVLHYGKPGKGARLKEGMVITIEPMLNAGTWHMKMDQDGWTARTADGKLSAQYEHTLVITKEDPIILTEQ; translated from the coding sequence ATGATAACCATTAAAAGTGAACGAGAAATAAATTTGATGCATGAAGCGGGCAAACTTCTTGCTGCGACGCATAGAGAAATTGCAAAAATGATAAAACCGGGCATCACGACTTGGGAAATCGAAGAATTTGTCGATAAGTACTTGGCTGAGCATGGTGCTACACCTGAACAAAAGGGCTATAACGGCTACAAATATGCAACGTGTGCATCAGTGAATGATGTAATATGCCACGGCTTTCCGCAAAAGAAAGCCTTAAAAGAGGGAGACATCGTTACAATTGATATGGTGGTGAACCTTAACGGAGGTTTGGCGGATTCTGCTTGGACATATGCAGTCGGTGAAGTTTCCGATGAAGCTCAGCGTTTAATGGATGTAACCAAGAATGCTTTATATAGAGGCATCGAAGTTGCACGGGCAGGAAATCGTCTTGGGGACATCGGGCATGCAATCCAGTCATATGCAGAAGGTGAAAAGTTTTCTGTCGTTCGCGATTTTACGGGGCACGGAATCGGTAAAACCATGCACGAAGACCCAACAGTCCTACATTATGGCAAGCCAGGTAAAGGTGCGCGTCTAAAAGAGGGAATGGTCATCACGATCGAGCCAATGCTGAATGCAGGAACATGGCACATGAAAATGGACCAAGACGGCTGGACGGCGAGAACGGCAGATGGAAAACTCTCCGCCCAATATGAACATACCCTCGTCATTACAAAAGAAGATCCGATCATTTTAACGGAACAGTAA